One Methanohalophilus mahii DSM 5219 genomic window carries:
- a CDS encoding 4Fe-4S binding protein codes for MLKITRYLWLLVLIVSLGGLWYPYLGYLMAVVMITLLATSVVRGRWFCGNLCPRGSLYDFVLSKVSRKQDIPNILKSFWLRIPLLVLMMTVMIYRVSVIFVTQNMFEKIGVVLVSMCIVTTSLAILLGGFYNSRAWCTVCPMGTAQRIIGGDRYQLKMAHELCIDCKKCEKVCPMELTVRDIGNNPDCIKCGRCVEACPKDALYF; via the coding sequence ATGCTGAAGATCACACGTTACCTGTGGCTGCTTGTCCTGATAGTCTCATTGGGAGGATTGTGGTATCCTTATCTTGGATATCTGATGGCAGTTGTAATGATCACCCTGCTGGCTACATCTGTCGTGAGAGGACGCTGGTTCTGTGGCAATCTATGTCCGCGTGGAAGCCTGTATGATTTCGTACTCAGTAAAGTATCAAGAAAACAGGATATACCGAATATCCTCAAAAGTTTCTGGCTGCGAATCCCTCTCTTGGTACTTATGATGACAGTAATGATATACAGGGTATCAGTGATATTCGTCACACAGAATATGTTCGAAAAAATCGGTGTCGTACTGGTATCAATGTGTATTGTAACAACTTCACTGGCAATCCTGCTGGGTGGATTTTACAATTCCAGGGCCTGGTGTACAGTATGTCCCATGGGAACTGCGCAAAGAATAATCGGTGGAGACCGCTACCAGCTTAAAATGGCACATGAACTTTGCATAGATTGCAAGAAATGCGAAAAAGTGTGCCCCATGGAACTTACGGTCAGGGATATAGGCAATAACCCCGACTGCATAAAATGTGGCCGATGTGTAGAAGCCTGTCCAAAAGATGCCCTGTACTTTTAA
- a CDS encoding helix-turn-helix domain-containing protein: protein MIDFACKEFRLNDVIKCALNLTRADMKVIGLFFDTPEKWVNTEDISNDTGLDLSTVQRSVKKLHEKEILTKSQTNLDRGGYTYIYKLKEKNEIKEIIMQIVHKWVNKVDKELEAW from the coding sequence ATGATAGACTTTGCCTGCAAAGAATTCCGTTTAAACGATGTCATCAAATGTGCCCTGAATCTTACAAGAGCCGATATGAAGGTCATCGGGTTATTTTTTGATACTCCGGAAAAATGGGTAAATACCGAAGATATATCAAATGACACCGGGCTTGACCTTTCAACAGTCCAGAGATCCGTTAAAAAATTACATGAAAAAGAAATTCTTACAAAATCCCAAACAAACCTGGATCGTGGAGGATACACCTATATCTATAAACTGAAAGAAAAAAACGAAATAAAGGAAATTATTATGCAAATTGTACATAAATGGGTAAACAAAGTCGACAAAGAACTTGAGGCATGGTAA
- the iorA gene encoding indolepyruvate ferredoxin oxidoreductase subunit alpha — MSGREYMLGNVAIARGIVEGAVDVVSGYPGTPSSEIVDTLASMNERDFYIEWSVNEKVAMEVAAGASMAGARSVVTMKHVGLNVAADPLMTLAYMGVKGGMVIIVADDPSCHSSQNEQDTRRYSVFSQIPCLEPSTPQQAKDMIPYAFELSEKYEIPVIFRSTTRISHGKSDIKLAPVRQKTGEIKFEKNPDRWVMVPKNARVRHPHLLSIQQDIRGEFEFSGWNELSIEAENNIGVIACGTAAVYAKEALDRLGITASFLKIGTYPIPEDSVRQLLAKTEQVIVIEELEPVIEDQCKVIARDVGFETEIFGKADGILPRTGEFNVDICMEGIARAFGIDSCECKPATQAMELPVRPPAMCPGCSHRGTFHVMKKVFGEDAVFPSDIGCYTLGIQHGTVDTTLCMGASISVASGIYDAGEKKPICCTIGDSTFFHTGINSLMNAIYNKSDITVLILDNRTTAMTGHQPNPGMGKTATYEPTVEVAFDKLCSAMGAEFVEVVDPYDMDATEDVLQRAKAYEGVSVVIAKRACVISAAREGIRYTPFMVDTNLCKGCRKCLKFGCPAIEFDEVSKKASINSMCSGCGLCVEICNFDAIMEVKK; from the coding sequence ATGAGCGGTCGTGAATATATGCTAGGCAACGTTGCCATTGCCCGCGGTATTGTAGAAGGGGCTGTGGACGTTGTGTCCGGTTATCCAGGGACCCCTTCTTCTGAAATAGTGGATACTCTGGCTTCTATGAATGAAAGGGACTTCTATATTGAATGGTCCGTAAATGAAAAGGTTGCAATGGAAGTGGCTGCAGGTGCCTCTATGGCAGGAGCCCGTTCTGTGGTTACTATGAAACATGTAGGTCTGAATGTAGCTGCTGATCCCCTGATGACTCTGGCATACATGGGTGTCAAGGGGGGTATGGTTATTATAGTGGCCGATGACCCTTCCTGCCATTCTTCCCAGAATGAGCAGGATACCCGCAGGTATTCCGTGTTCTCACAGATTCCCTGCCTTGAGCCATCAACCCCCCAGCAAGCCAAGGATATGATTCCTTATGCCTTTGAATTATCTGAAAAATATGAGATACCGGTGATCTTTCGCTCCACAACACGTATTTCCCACGGCAAGTCTGATATCAAACTTGCTCCTGTCAGGCAGAAGACAGGTGAAATCAAATTTGAAAAGAATCCAGACCGCTGGGTAATGGTTCCTAAAAATGCGAGGGTACGTCATCCTCACCTGCTTTCGATCCAGCAGGATATTCGCGGCGAGTTTGAATTTTCCGGCTGGAATGAACTTTCAATTGAAGCAGAAAATAATATTGGTGTCATTGCTTGTGGAACAGCTGCAGTTTATGCAAAAGAAGCACTTGATAGGCTTGGTATTACAGCTTCTTTTTTGAAGATAGGGACGTATCCAATTCCAGAAGACAGTGTTCGCCAGCTCCTTGCTAAAACAGAGCAGGTAATTGTGATTGAGGAACTTGAACCTGTTATTGAGGACCAGTGCAAGGTAATTGCAAGAGATGTAGGGTTTGAAACTGAAATCTTTGGAAAAGCAGATGGGATTCTTCCCCGCACAGGTGAATTCAATGTTGATATTTGCATGGAGGGAATTGCTAGAGCCTTTGGAATTGATTCATGCGAATGTAAACCCGCAACACAGGCTATGGAACTTCCTGTCAGGCCGCCTGCAATGTGTCCGGGTTGCTCCCACAGGGGTACTTTCCATGTCATGAAAAAAGTATTTGGCGAAGATGCGGTATTTCCCAGTGACATCGGCTGTTATACTCTCGGCATCCAGCACGGTACGGTGGATACCACTCTCTGTATGGGGGCAAGTATCAGTGTTGCTTCGGGAATCTATGATGCCGGCGAGAAAAAACCCATATGCTGTACAATTGGTGATTCCACCTTTTTCCATACCGGAATTAACAGTTTAATGAATGCTATCTACAATAAATCTGATATCACAGTGTTGATACTTGATAACAGGACTACTGCAATGACCGGCCACCAGCCCAATCCGGGTATGGGTAAGACAGCAACCTATGAACCAACCGTGGAGGTTGCGTTTGATAAATTGTGCAGTGCAATGGGTGCTGAATTCGTGGAGGTGGTTGACCCCTACGACATGGATGCCACGGAGGATGTACTGCAGCGGGCAAAAGCCTATGAAGGGGTTTCAGTTGTGATAGCCAAACGTGCCTGTGTAATTTCCGCAGCAAGGGAAGGTATAAGATACACTCCGTTTATGGTTGATACAAATCTCTGTAAAGGTTGCCGGAAATGCTTGAAATTTGGTTGCCCTGCAATTGAATTTGATGAAGTGTCCAAAAAAGCCTCCATAAATTCAATGTGCAGTGGTTGTGGATTGTGTGTTGAAATATGCAATTTCGATGCTATCATGGAGGTGAAAAAATGA
- a CDS encoding indolepyruvate oxidoreductase subunit beta produces the protein MTSDLSYFDLVIAGVGGQGAVKVSDIIGKAAVSDEMSVRAAETHGMAQRGGSVVNYVRLGCELGSLIPCGSAHGMLALEPVEAMRYIHDVSKDGIVVMNISPIYPVTVTSGQCTYPDPKEIAARIEKDYRVVAFDAVALARQAGNIKTLNVVMLGAISSYLPIAEETLVECIKNLVPPKTIDTNLKAFRLGRETTRQ, from the coding sequence ATGACTTCCGATCTATCATATTTTGATCTTGTGATAGCTGGTGTAGGAGGCCAGGGTGCTGTAAAGGTCTCCGATATAATAGGCAAGGCAGCGGTTTCTGATGAAATGAGTGTTCGGGCAGCGGAGACTCACGGGATGGCCCAACGCGGCGGTTCTGTTGTGAACTATGTAAGACTTGGCTGTGAGTTGGGTTCCCTTATACCGTGTGGCAGTGCCCACGGTATGTTGGCACTGGAACCGGTAGAGGCAATGCGCTATATTCATGATGTTTCAAAAGACGGAATAGTGGTTATGAATATTTCTCCTATTTACCCGGTCACTGTGACTTCAGGACAATGTACATATCCTGATCCGAAGGAAATAGCTGCCAGAATTGAAAAGGACTACAGGGTCGTGGCCTTTGATGCTGTGGCCCTTGCCAGACAGGCCGGCAATATAAAGACTCTGAATGTCGTGATGCTAGGGGCAATTTCCTCTTATCTCCCGATCGCCGAAGAAACACTGGTGGAATGCATAAAGAATCTGGTTCCCCCAAAGACCATTGATACCAACCTGAAGGCATTCAGGCTGGGCAGGGAAACAACAAGACAATAA
- a CDS encoding DNA-3-methyladenine glycosylase family protein, whose product MYSIPVSCFDLDHTLDCGQVFRWSKEDDWWHGVVQGDYVHAFYEQEAETLYIDSRLPVEFFVKYFRLDDDLPYIFSSIDHDSYVHEAIAKYKGLRLVMQDPWECLVSYMIATASNIPRIMKSIEKLSRLLGEEIVDGIYAFPEISTLAACCGEDLCDCSLGFRARRLVKAARMIESGELDLWGLYDMDYFQAKKQLMNIEGIGDKVADCILLFSYGKMEAFPVDTHVDKVIRNYYSDSFEGPYTKPKMAEWARSYFGYYCGYAQQYLFYQHRLEGKLGSGMD is encoded by the coding sequence ATGTACAGTATACCGGTTTCATGCTTTGATCTTGACCACACTCTGGATTGTGGGCAGGTATTTCGCTGGTCAAAAGAAGATGACTGGTGGCACGGTGTGGTACAGGGAGATTATGTACATGCCTTCTATGAACAGGAGGCGGAGACCCTTTACATTGATTCCCGTCTCCCTGTTGAGTTTTTTGTGAAATACTTCAGGCTGGATGATGACCTGCCCTATATCTTTTCTTCAATCGATCATGATTCCTATGTCCATGAAGCAATAGCAAAATACAAGGGTTTGAGATTGGTCATGCAGGATCCCTGGGAATGCCTTGTATCTTATATGATAGCAACTGCTTCGAATATTCCCCGTATTATGAAATCCATCGAGAAACTGTCCCGGCTACTTGGAGAGGAAATTGTTGATGGAATTTACGCCTTTCCTGAAATATCTACTCTTGCAGCCTGTTGTGGTGAGGATCTTTGCGACTGCAGTCTGGGTTTCAGGGCACGCCGACTTGTCAAAGCTGCCAGGATGATAGAATCAGGGGAGTTAGATCTGTGGGGGCTGTATGATATGGATTATTTTCAAGCCAAAAAGCAATTGATGAATATAGAAGGCATCGGGGATAAGGTGGCTGATTGTATCCTCCTTTTTTCCTATGGAAAAATGGAAGCTTTCCCTGTAGATACCCATGTTGACAAGGTCATCAGAAATTATTATTCCGATAGTTTTGAAGGACCTTATACCAAACCCAAAATGGCTGAGTGGGCAAGATCCTATTTTGGATATTACTGTGGTTATGCCCAGCAGTATCTTTTCTATCAGCACAGGCTTGAAGGTAAACTGGGCAGTGGAATGGATTAA
- the cca gene encoding CCA tRNA nucleotidyltransferase: MLPLEKKVLEHIKPSLEEKEKLEQTAGYLMKRVIQIAKRESITDAKVQLVGSAARNTWITGTHDLDIFISFDPTLPREKLEEYGLFIGHELAKEARSWEEGYAEHPYTKMNYAGFDVDIVPCYRVTDASRIISAVDRTPFHNRFIKERIKGLEDDVLLLKQFMKAGRIYGSELKTRGFSGYLTELLIIHYGSFKNVLEAASAWEPNQKIEFLKPTKEFSEPLQVIDPTDAGRNVAAALSLDKFCLFIDLCRQYLEEPKESYFSRKIANPLSDGEIIQRMNKRTSSIIVLKFQSPKIVEDILYPQLFKMQKSVEALLEKQDFHPIKSGIWVGKDVVLTIELENAQIATVKKHRGPPVWVKQHAEMFREKYTDRTDVFAFYIEGGKYVAEVPRKYTTASILLENEIYNCSLGKQVAKSIKKGYEILSGENILQIKDINYRAFLNEFL, from the coding sequence ATGCTGCCTCTTGAAAAAAAAGTACTGGAACATATCAAACCTTCATTGGAAGAAAAAGAAAAACTGGAACAAACTGCCGGTTATCTGATGAAAAGAGTGATCCAGATTGCCAAAAGAGAAAGTATTACCGATGCAAAGGTCCAGCTGGTAGGCTCAGCTGCTCGCAATACATGGATCACCGGCACACATGACCTTGATATATTCATAAGTTTTGACCCAACTCTTCCACGGGAAAAACTTGAAGAGTATGGTTTGTTCATAGGGCACGAACTTGCAAAAGAAGCCCGGTCCTGGGAGGAAGGTTATGCAGAACACCCCTACACTAAAATGAACTATGCGGGATTTGATGTAGATATCGTGCCCTGCTACCGTGTAACCGATGCCTCCAGAATAATCTCAGCTGTTGACAGGACGCCTTTTCACAACCGCTTCATAAAAGAGAGAATCAAAGGACTTGAAGATGATGTCCTGTTACTCAAACAATTCATGAAAGCCGGAAGGATATATGGCTCAGAACTGAAAACCCGGGGTTTCTCGGGCTATCTCACTGAACTGCTAATAATCCATTACGGCTCTTTCAAAAACGTGCTTGAAGCCGCATCAGCATGGGAGCCGAATCAGAAAATAGAGTTCCTGAAGCCTACAAAAGAATTTAGCGAGCCTCTTCAGGTGATTGACCCCACAGATGCAGGAAGAAACGTAGCTGCTGCTCTATCACTTGACAAGTTTTGCCTATTCATTGATCTCTGCCGCCAATACCTAGAAGAGCCAAAGGAATCCTACTTTTCAAGGAAGATTGCAAACCCGCTATCTGATGGTGAAATAATCCAGAGAATGAATAAAAGAACAAGCTCCATAATTGTGCTGAAGTTCCAGAGCCCCAAAATTGTCGAAGATATACTATATCCCCAGCTTTTCAAAATGCAAAAATCAGTGGAAGCATTACTTGAAAAACAAGATTTTCATCCCATTAAAAGTGGCATCTGGGTAGGCAAAGATGTCGTACTTACCATTGAACTTGAAAATGCCCAAATTGCAACTGTCAAAAAACACAGAGGTCCTCCGGTATGGGTTAAACAACATGCTGAAATGTTCAGGGAGAAATATACCGACAGAACAGATGTGTTTGCATTCTATATCGAAGGCGGGAAATATGTCGCTGAAGTCCCACGCAAATACACAACAGCATCTATATTACTTGAAAATGAGATTTACAACTGTTCCCTGGGCAAACAGGTTGCAAAAAGCATTAAAAAAGGATATGAGATCCTGTCCGGAGAAAATATCCTGCAAATAAAGGATATCAACTATAGGGCTTTCCTCAATGAATTCCTTTAA
- a CDS encoding ferritin, protein MLSEKMTDALNEQINREMYSAYLYMAMSAASSYKGLDGFSNWFMVQYQEEMTHAMRIYDYLKGQGAQIELKAIEQPPKEFGTPLEMFKATLEHEQFITRSINELVTLANEEKDYATNIFLQWFVTEQIEEESNDNEIISKLQLAGEEGNGLFMIDKELEARVFTPPAQEGQ, encoded by the coding sequence ATGTTAAGTGAAAAGATGACCGATGCGCTGAATGAGCAAATTAACAGGGAAATGTATTCTGCCTATCTTTATATGGCAATGTCTGCTGCAAGTTCCTATAAAGGACTTGACGGGTTTTCTAACTGGTTCATGGTACAATATCAGGAAGAAATGACCCATGCCATGCGCATATATGATTACCTGAAAGGGCAGGGAGCCCAAATTGAACTTAAGGCAATAGAACAACCTCCAAAGGAATTCGGTACGCCCCTTGAGATGTTCAAGGCAACCCTTGAACACGAACAGTTCATCACGAGGTCCATCAATGAATTGGTAACCCTTGCAAATGAAGAGAAGGATTATGCAACAAATATATTTTTGCAATGGTTTGTCACTGAACAGATCGAAGAAGAGAGCAACGATAATGAGATAATCAGCAAACTCCAGCTTGCAGGTGAAGAAGGCAATGGCCTGTTCATGATTGACAAGGAACTCGAGGCAAGAGTGTTCACCCCGCCAGCACAGGAAGGACAGTAA
- a CDS encoding desulfoferrodoxin family protein, whose translation MEIEELIKGKVSEGKEKHVPDISIGKSHGSDVEDLVTVHVGKEVAHPNTVEHHIAWLELYGVKKGEHAAGSSYGGDKYGQVVDLGRAEFGPSFTEPLARFKVNVADFSALFAISYCNVHGLWQNIIEL comes from the coding sequence ATGGAAATTGAAGAGTTAATTAAAGGAAAAGTATCGGAAGGCAAAGAGAAACATGTACCTGACATTTCAATTGGTAAGTCGCATGGCTCAGACGTGGAAGATCTTGTGACGGTTCATGTAGGTAAGGAAGTTGCACACCCAAATACGGTTGAGCATCATATTGCATGGCTTGAGCTCTACGGTGTTAAAAAAGGAGAGCATGCTGCAGGTTCCAGCTATGGCGGGGATAAATATGGTCAGGTCGTGGATCTGGGCCGTGCAGAATTTGGTCCCTCTTTCACCGAACCCCTTGCGAGATTTAAGGTAAATGTTGCAGATTTCAGTGCTTTATTTGCGATTTCCTACTGCAATGTACATGGTCTGTGGCAAAATATCATCGAACTCTAA
- a CDS encoding carboxymuconolactone decarboxylase family protein codes for MGTNADNVKEIKGFLPRSIRYAQDINEDFSEALASFYTAVWEDREDGLSMKEKHLLVFSIACSNNNSESAVKILERLKKFGATRTEVTDCMMIAAWTGGIQNFTDFSRQVLKQMDKLGF; via the coding sequence ATGGGTACAAATGCAGATAATGTAAAAGAAATCAAGGGTTTTCTTCCAAGGTCCATAAGGTATGCCCAGGACATAAATGAAGACTTCTCTGAAGCTCTTGCGTCCTTTTATACTGCTGTGTGGGAAGATAGGGAGGATGGTCTCTCAATGAAGGAGAAACACCTTCTTGTCTTTTCCATTGCCTGTTCCAATAACAACAGTGAAAGTGCAGTAAAAATTCTTGAAAGACTCAAGAAATTCGGAGCTACCCGTACTGAGGTCACGGATTGTATGATGATCGCTGCCTGGACAGGCGGGATCCAGAATTTCACTGATTTCAGCAGACAGGTATTAAAACAGATGGATAAATTGGGATTTTGA
- a CDS encoding peroxiredoxin, with the protein MEEAEPTRMPLIGDEAPSFKATTTQGEINFPKDYKGKWVVLFSHPADFTPVCTTEFMTFATMEDEFRELNTELIGLSIDGIHAHIAWLRTIKEKIEYKGMKDVEVNFPVIADIKMEIAKKFGMVQPGASDTQAVRAVFIIDPKNKVRAILYYPLSNGRNMDEVKRLIIAMQKSDAEQIATPANWQPGDDVIIPPPGSCGMAKERVETKEDDKYCLDWFICFKKDKK; encoded by the coding sequence ATGGAAGAAGCAGAACCAACAAGAATGCCTTTGATAGGCGATGAAGCACCGAGTTTTAAAGCAACAACCACACAGGGAGAAATTAATTTCCCGAAGGATTATAAGGGTAAATGGGTAGTCCTGTTCAGCCATCCGGCAGATTTTACACCGGTCTGTACTACCGAATTCATGACCTTTGCTACAATGGAGGATGAATTCAGGGAATTGAATACCGAACTCATCGGACTTTCCATTGACGGTATCCATGCACATATTGCCTGGCTGCGTACCATTAAAGAGAAAATCGAATACAAGGGTATGAAAGATGTAGAGGTCAATTTCCCTGTAATTGCGGATATCAAGATGGAAATAGCGAAGAAATTCGGTATGGTCCAGCCTGGTGCATCGGATACTCAAGCCGTACGTGCGGTATTCATTATCGACCCGAAGAACAAGGTACGTGCAATCCTCTACTACCCACTCAGTAACGGACGGAATATGGATGAAGTCAAGAGACTTATTATTGCCATGCAGAAATCCGATGCCGAACAGATTGCCACTCCGGCAAACTGGCAGCCCGGTGACGATGTGATTATACCTCCACCCGGTTCATGTGGCATGGCAAAGGAGAGGGTCGAGACCAAAGAAGATGATAAGTATTGTCTTGACTGGTTCATTTGCTTTAAAAAGGATAAGAAATAA
- a CDS encoding YgaP family membrane protein, producing the protein MTLKDILLEENVGGFDLVFRALIGSVATIALAMDLVETSPWNWLVALVALAGLFTAMTRHCTPYHYLSINTAKK; encoded by the coding sequence ATGACTTTAAAAGATATATTGCTCGAGGAAAATGTTGGCGGATTTGATCTGGTTTTCAGGGCCCTAATTGGTTCAGTGGCAACGATAGCATTGGCTATGGACCTTGTGGAAACTTCTCCCTGGAACTGGCTGGTTGCACTTGTGGCTTTGGCCGGATTATTTACGGCAATGACAAGGCACTGTACACCCTATCATTACCTGAGTATCAATACCGCAAAAAAATAA
- the ahbC gene encoding 12,18-didecarboxysiroheme deacetylase: MIGISKLYCGTVEPSDALRYGRHSSRLPSHLLQFSKDKKPVVVWNITRKCNLKCIHCYAQADDKDFEGELSTEEGKRLIDDLAAFKTPVILFSGGEPLVRKDLPELAEYAVSKGLRAVISTNGTLIDMDMAKKLKEIGLSYVGISIDGTEETNDRFRGQQGAFKKALEGVHNCMKAGIKVGLRFTINKSNFREIPAIFDLLEEEKIPRICFYHLVYAGRGSDLIKQDLTHEESRETVDLIMDRTKQLYEKGIKPEVLTVDNHCDAPYLYMKLKGKEPERAAEVLDLMKMNGGNSTGVGIGCVSWDGTVHPDQFWRHYTIGNIRERPFSEIWTDLSDNLLAGLKDRKPLLKENAKRCGQCKWLDICNGNFRVRAEAVYGNVWADDPACYLTDEEIGLE, translated from the coding sequence ATGATAGGTATTTCAAAGCTCTATTGCGGAACTGTCGAACCATCGGATGCCCTGAGATACGGAAGACATTCCTCCAGATTACCTTCCCACCTACTCCAGTTCTCAAAAGACAAGAAACCTGTTGTAGTTTGGAATATCACCCGCAAATGTAACCTCAAATGCATTCACTGTTATGCCCAGGCAGACGATAAAGATTTTGAAGGTGAACTTTCCACAGAAGAAGGAAAAAGACTCATCGATGACCTGGCAGCATTCAAAACGCCTGTCATACTTTTTTCCGGAGGAGAACCTCTTGTCAGGAAAGATTTGCCCGAATTGGCTGAATACGCCGTCTCAAAGGGCCTAAGAGCAGTAATTTCCACAAATGGCACACTGATAGATATGGACATGGCAAAAAAACTAAAGGAAATCGGCCTGTCCTACGTTGGAATATCTATTGACGGCACGGAAGAGACAAATGACAGGTTCCGGGGACAACAGGGGGCTTTCAAAAAAGCACTTGAAGGCGTCCACAACTGCATGAAAGCAGGAATCAAGGTTGGTCTGCGTTTTACAATTAATAAGAGTAATTTCCGGGAAATCCCTGCAATATTCGACCTGCTGGAAGAAGAAAAAATTCCACGGATCTGTTTCTATCATCTTGTGTATGCAGGCAGAGGTAGCGACCTCATAAAACAAGACCTGACACATGAAGAAAGCAGGGAGACCGTAGATCTGATTATGGATCGTACAAAACAGCTGTATGAAAAGGGAATTAAACCAGAGGTACTCACAGTGGATAATCATTGTGATGCCCCATACCTCTACATGAAATTGAAGGGGAAAGAACCTGAACGTGCAGCCGAGGTCCTCGATCTTATGAAAATGAACGGAGGCAATTCCACCGGTGTAGGAATTGGTTGTGTGTCCTGGGATGGTACAGTGCACCCGGATCAGTTCTGGCGCCATTACACCATCGGGAATATCAGGGAAAGACCTTTCAGCGAGATATGGACAGACCTCAGCGACAACTTACTTGCAGGCCTGAAGGATCGCAAACCTCTATTGAAGGAAAATGCAAAAAGATGTGGCCAGTGCAAGTGGCTGGACATCTGTAACGGAAATTTCCGAGTACGTGCAGAAGCTGTTTATGGCAATGTCTGGGCAGATGACCCGGCCTGTTATCTTACAGATGAAGAGATCGGGCTGGAATAA